A region of the candidate division WOR-3 bacterium genome:
CGAGCTTCCTTTGCAATTTGATTATTGCTTCTTTTAATTTCACTATCTTCAGGGGATTACTCAATAACGCGTTGCTCCTCGCTCATAGTACAAAAGGATGCAGGATAGTGGTCGTTTTATTATTTTGTTATTTTTGGTGAAGCAATCCCATTTCAAGTAGATAAACTTTGAGGAATGCCGTTCACCTTATAAAAACGTGAAAAACCTCTGCAGTTATAAACACATTATATTTATTGAAATTCAAGGAAAAATGCAGGACTGCTTTATGGATACGATTACAAAGAAGCATCCCTTCAATCACTGAGCACATTTTTTAACATAATGCATACGGCAAAAGAAAACAACCTTGCAATTATAAAAACCTCTTGGAGGCATGTAGAGTGATAGGAAAAATTTTCCAAATGAATACTATATCTTAAAACTTCCAATGTACCCTGAATTTAGAGGCTCAGGCTTTGGCACAAAACTTATGCTTCATGCAGAACAGACTGCAAAAAGAAGAAATCTTAAATACACTTCACTTGATATAGAAAAGGAAACTGCTGTAAATCTATAAAAAAACTTTAAGCTACAAATTATTAATGAATAACACTTACCCTCAACGCAATTCACTTTTTACCGAATGACAAAAAGTTAGGCGAGGCGCTTCTCCTTCCCAAAAAAAAGGAATATCAATGTCCCCAAAATGCCAAAACTAAACGCCGTCATAAAATTTACCTTTGGGCTAATGTTCCACAAAAACCCTGCTGAAAATGCCGCAATAGATACAATTACATCGCGAATAAGATAGTATGTGCCAAATGTCGATGCCTTTGCATCCGCTGGTGCAAGGTCAAGTATGAGGGATTTTCTTGTAGGTTCACCAAATTCTTTCAAACCCCTTATTATAAATGCAGCGACAAGCGTTTCGAAAGTCCTTGAGTAGTAGATAATAAGAGGGAAGATTGTAAAAAAGATAAATGTTATTACAACAAAAGGTTTCTTGCCAAATTTGTCTGCAAGGTACGCAATCGGTATATACACAAGCATTGCTGTTGTCATCTCAATTGCTGTAAGCACACCAAATTGAAGCGCACTAAAATGAAGGTAATTAACAACCCAGATTACAACAAATGCATATGGTATTTGCTCCGCAAACCTGATGAGGATGTCAGATATAAGCAATACCCTAAGTTCTGGGTTTATCCCCGAAAAAGGCTCTTTTAGGCTCATCCCCTTCCCTTTAATTGAAGGGTCCTCTGCCATATATTTTCTAATAAAGAAGATAGATACAAGTGCAAGGACAAGCGCACACAAAAAAGCAACCTTTACACCAATAACCGTCCCATAAACGCCTATGAGTGCTCCACCAAGTATGGGACCAAGCCCCATAGGTATCCTTCTTACAAGAGAATGGAGGGAAACACCCATTGTTTGCTTTTCCTTCTTCACGGATTTAGAAACAAGGCTCATAATAGCAGGAAGCGAAATTGCACTCCAGGAAATAAAGAAAACTGCGCCAATAAGCACTGCCTTCCATCCCGGGAAGATTATGACAATAAGATAGCCAATCATTGCCATTACAATAAAAACAATTAATGACTTTTTGTAGCCAATCCTGTCGCTTAGATACCCTCCGGGGAATGCATAGAGTGCACCCAGCAGGTTATCCATCCCATTTAAAAATGCAACAAATGCAGAAGATCCACCTACCGCAACAATGTAAAGCGGTAGAAATCGCTCTGCCATTCTCTCACCAAGCCCAAGGAATATCACCATTATGAGCATGGTGATCATTGTTTTATTCAAGCCAAGAAAATCAATTATTCTTTTTAAAAAAGGCTTTTTCGTTAAATCCATATTTATTTGCAATTTTCCTTTGCTAATTTCAATTTTAAAAACGCATAAAGTGCATCATAAATCAGAAATTGTCTTTCAAGATTCTCGATGTCATCAGGAAACATCAGCGAAAATCCAGAGGCAATCGCTTCAAGCCCAGGCGCATAAGGATCCGCATGGAGATTCCCAGTGTCCGCCGCATTAACAATATCTGCCATTCTTTTAAGAACGGGGTCTTTCAAGCCATATTTTTCCAGGATTGTAACAAAACTGCAGTGTCCATCCTTATGCCCCAACTCCACACCTTCCGCGTCAAATGGAATCGCTCCTGTTTCTTCTGCTATTTTCTTTACCATTGATGGTGCAACAAACAAAAACTCAGCCTCTGAATCAATAAACCTTTTTATAAGCCAAGGACATGCAACCCTATCAACATGCACATGTGCTCTTGTTACCCATTTCATAATCGCCTCCTTATAAAATCGTAAGTTGCTAAGTCTTATTTTATTACTTTTTACAAAAATAGCAAAATTTCAAAAAATTCGGTGTTTATGAAATATCCATTCAATTAAAAGATCTTTGTTCAATCCCCCGATATGAAGTCATGCATTTTTAACGATACTAATTTCACAAACTATGTATTCCCAAAAATCAAGTATATTTAAACGATCGCCTATTATTGGTCCGACGCCCATTGGAGACTTTACTTTTCTTGTAAGCCCTGTCAAGCTCCCTTTACAATTTGATTGTTGCTGTTATTTCACTATCTTCATGGTATTAATCAATAATACGTTGCTCCTCGCTCATAGTACAAAAGGATACAGTATAGTTGTCGTTTTGTTATTTTTGATGAAACAATCCCATCTTTAGTAGATTAATTTTGAGGAATGCCGCCTCCTTGCCCTTTCAAACCTAACTCCTTATAATTCAATAACATGCTTTTTGTTTTATCTATTCTTGGGATTTTAGCGGGCTTATTTTTGTTTACCAAGCCCGTTTTTCTTCAGAAAAAAGCAAAAAAGCAAGATCTTTTCTTGTCAATCATTATACCCGCAAGAAACGAAGCCCACAACCTACCCAATCTCTTAAACAGCCTTAAAAAACAGACCTACAAAAATTATGAAGTAATCGTTGTTGACGACCAATCCAAGGACAACACTGCACAGGTCGCCAGATCCTTAGGCGCAAAGGTTATCGAAATTAAAGACAAACCGAAGGACTTCTTAGGAAAGCCCTTTGCATGCTATACGGGATATAAAAGGGCGAAGGGTGAAATCCTTCTCTTTGTGGATGCCGATGTCCGTTTCGACTCTCCTTGCGCCCTCGAGAAAATTGTTGGAGAACTGGAGGATTTTGAAGGTGTTATTTCCGTTTGGCCATATCACAACATAGTTCATTTCTATGAAAATTTCAGTGCTATTTACGCCATTATTTCATCGATGGCCTCCCGGAGCTTTTCTCTCATTTCAAAAAGAGTCACAATCAAAGGACTTTATGGTCCCTTAATTGCAATAAAACGCACTCACTACGAAGAAATAGGGACTCACGAGGCCTTAAAGAAGGAGGTCGTTGAAGATTTCAAACTGGGAAATTTACTTGCAAAAAAGGGCATCCCCATAAAAAACTTCCTTGGTGGGGAAGACATATCTTTCAGAATGTACCCTGGCGGTTTTAAAGAGCTCTGGAAAGGTTGGACCAAAAATTCCGCCCTCGGGACAGCAACGGTAGATTGGGGAATAGTTATACCGATACTAATCTTTCTATTGGGCTCCTTAATACCATTTCTATTTATCACAACGCCACCCTTCCATTATATTTACATAATGTACGCAGCCCTCATTTTCCATTTTCTTAAAAGAGTCGGAAACTTCTGGCCCATAGTGCCTGTTATTTACCCCCTCTTTGTTGCCTTTACCCTTTCAGTAATTGCTTACTCCTTCTATGCAACTCACGTACTCGGTGCTGTTGAGTGGAAAGGGGTAAAGATTTCCACAAAAGGCTAATTAAACAGGCTGTTCTTCCAACCTTAACTTATAAACTACCCTGAGAAATCGGATTCTATTGTACCTCTGGATTATCAAAAAGGGAAGATTAGTTACAAGCACAAAGATCAAAAGATAAATACTGGCAGAATAAGGATTCCACAAAAGGGAAACAGGATAAAGCAAAATTGGAATCCAGTGGGTTAGCTCAGCCCTGCAGGTCTCAAGGATAAATCTCTCAAAATAATTGAGGTCTTTCATCTTTTGCAACTTCTTCTTATTAAAGGGATTGAACTTGAAAAATTCCCCACACTCGGGAAGCCTATCTTTCCATTTCTTTATGGCAAAAAGAGTAGTGTAGAGCCGCCCATCAAACTCAAACTTCCTGGGCCTAAAAAGAAAATTATTGGCATCATAAAACTCCGGTGGAATAAAATGGACAATAATTCCCGCAAAAAACATCACCACAAGCCAGAAGAGAAAGTTAATTATAAGTAAACTCATACCTTAGAAATTTTAAGGAACAAAAAGCGAACTGGAAAGGAGAAGTAAAAGGCACTCTTTAACCTCAACTGCCCAATTTTTCTTGTTAAAGGACATCTCTGGTCGTAAATTGGAAATAAATGTGTAAATTTCTTACAAATCCCGTTCTATTTTACATAGCAGGACGGAATGTTTTTTTAACAAAATTTTTAGCTGAAAGCACCTTTTAAATTCACTCTCTAAAACCGTTTCAAAATTCCCACATCTCAACATTATGTTTAAAACTAAGCCTTTTCACCCATTGGCTATCTCTGCATTCTTCCATAAAAACTTCAAAAGTTGAACCTCGCCCAAGCTTAAAAGTTTTAAGAACTTCACCGTTGAAAATACCTTTATTCTCACCCCATCAATCTCTGATTATGTTATTTCCTTTCGCCTTTGAACCCGCAGCAGGTAGAAAAACTGCCTTCGAAAATTAAATCATTTTCTACGAATCTTTAACTTTTCATATTGACCCGTTTAAGCAATTCCGCCCATATTGTAAAAGAAAAACTCTTCTCCTTTTCAGCGCCTCTTTTAATCAAATAACCTTCCAAGTTTGAAAACTCTTTACAACTTGAATTCAAACCGCAACTTTTATAATTTATCCGGGAGGTTATATGGAGCTCACAAAAGAGGGATCTTACATTGCAGTGGTAATGGAACACGGTGAAGACCTGGCGGGCAATTTGAAGGAGATTGCCGAAAGGGAAAAGGGAACTCCACTCCTTGTGATTGCCTCTGCCCTCGGAATGCTGGAGAAGATAAGGATGGGCTACTGGAATGGTAAAAACTACGAAATTCACGAAATTGATGAGCCATCGGAACTTCTCGGAATTTCCGGATTAATTACACCTAAAACCGATCCTAAATATCATCTCCACATCATTG
Encoded here:
- a CDS encoding MFS transporter; translation: MDLTKKPFLKRIIDFLGLNKTMITMLIMVIFLGLGERMAERFLPLYIVAVGGSSAFVAFLNGMDNLLGALYAFPGGYLSDRIGYKKSLIVFIVMAMIGYLIVIIFPGWKAVLIGAVFFISWSAISLPAIMSLVSKSVKKEKQTMGVSLHSLVRRIPMGLGPILGGALIGVYGTVIGVKVAFLCALVLALVSIFFIRKYMAEDPSIKGKGMSLKEPFSGINPELRVLLISDILIRFAEQIPYAFVVIWVVNYLHFSALQFGVLTAIEMTTAMLVYIPIAYLADKFGKKPFVVITFIFFTIFPLIIYYSRTFETLVAAFIIRGLKEFGEPTRKSLILDLAPADAKASTFGTYYLIRDVIVSIAAFSAGFLWNISPKVNFMTAFSFGILGTLIFLFFGKEKRLA
- a CDS encoding chromate resistance protein ChrB domain-containing protein, whose product is MKWVTRAHVHVDRVACPWLIKRFIDSEAEFLFVAPSMVKKIAEETGAIPFDAEGVELGHKDGHCSFVTILEKYGLKDPVLKRMADIVNAADTGNLHADPYAPGLEAIASGFSLMFPDDIENLERQFLIYDALYAFLKLKLAKENCK
- a CDS encoding glycosyltransferase family 2 protein — encoded protein: MLFVLSILGILAGLFLFTKPVFLQKKAKKQDLFLSIIIPARNEAHNLPNLLNSLKKQTYKNYEVIVVDDQSKDNTAQVARSLGAKVIEIKDKPKDFLGKPFACYTGYKRAKGEILLFVDADVRFDSPCALEKIVGELEDFEGVISVWPYHNIVHFYENFSAIYAIISSMASRSFSLISKRVTIKGLYGPLIAIKRTHYEEIGTHEALKKEVVEDFKLGNLLAKKGIPIKNFLGGEDISFRMYPGGFKELWKGWTKNSALGTATVDWGIVIPILIFLLGSLIPFLFITTPPFHYIYIMYAALIFHFLKRVGNFWPIVPVIYPLFVAFTLSVIAYSFYATHVLGAVEWKGVKISTKG
- a CDS encoding DUF296 domain-containing protein, which gives rise to MELTKEGSYIAVVMEHGEDLAGNLKEIAEREKGTPLLVIASALGMLEKIRMGYWNGKNYEIHEIDEPSELLGISGLITPKTDPKYHLHIIVGLRNGQVMGGHFIEARICNTLEMFLITYDIPVIRREDGGLKKLRFVK